In Nicotiana tabacum cultivar K326 chromosome 17, ASM71507v2, whole genome shotgun sequence, one DNA window encodes the following:
- the LOC107763950 gene encoding uncharacterized protein LOC107763950 — translation MVDVDRRMTGLNPAHLAGLRRLSARAAAAAPSTPVPPRNSLLSFSSLADKVISHLKTSGIQVQAGLSDVEFARAEAEFGFAFPPDLKAVLSAGLPIGPGFPDWRSTGPARFQLRASIDLPIAAISFHIARNALWSKSWGPRPCDREKAIRIARNALKRAPLLIPVFNHCYIPCNPSLAGNPIFYVDENRIFCCGFDLSDFFDRESSLFHQSSDPQILSKQRSLSEKTAGSSSNFSRRSLDTFSGGRTPRWVEFWSDAAVDRRRRNSNSSSSCSSSPERYFEMPKSEMPKWVDDYVDKIGSVLREGGWDESDVKEMVQVSASGFFEGEMILLDNQAVLDALLVKADRFSDSLRKAGWSSEEVSYALGFDFRPEKKEKKPAKKLSPELAERIGKLAESVTRSRSSS, via the coding sequence ATGGTCGACGTAGACCGGAGGATGACCGGACTGAATCCGGCTCACTTAGCCGGCCTCCGCCGTCTCTCCGCCAGAGCCGCGGCTGCAGCACCCTCCACTCCGGTTCCTCCCCGTAATAGTCTCCTTTCCTTCTCCTCCCTTGCTGATAAAGTCATCTCTCACCTCAAGACCTCCGGTATTCAAGTCCAGGCTGGGTTATCTGACGTGGAGTTCGCCAGAGCTGAAGCTGAGTTCGGGTTTGCTTTCCCACCAGACCTGAAAGCGGTTCTCTCCGCCGGTTTACCCATCGGACCCGGTTTTCCTGATTGGCGCTCCACTGGTCCGGCCCGGTTCCAGCTTCGTGCTTCCATTGATCTACCCATTGCTGCTATCTCTTTCCATATAGCTCGTAATGCTCTGTGGTCTAAGTCTTGGGGTCCTAGGCCATGTGACCGTGAAAAAGCTATCAGGATTGCTCGAAATGCGCTCAAAAGAGCTCCACTTTTAATACCCGTTTTCAACCATTGTTACATTCCTTGTAATCCTTCTTTAGCTGGAAATCCTATTTTCTACGTGGACGAGAATCGGATTTTCTGCTGCGGATTTGATTTATCAGATTTCTTTGATCGTGAATCATCTCTGTTCCACCAAAGTTCAGATCCTCAGATTCTCTCTAAACAACGCTCTCTAAGTGAAAAAACAGCTGGTTCATCGTCCAATTTTTCACGAAGGAGTCTCGATACGTTCTCCGGTGGTCGGACGCCGCGTTGGGTGGAGTTCTGGAGCGACGCCGCCGTAGATCGGAGGCGTAGGAACTCGAATTCGTCGTCTTCATGTTCGTCCTCGCCAGAACGGTACTTCGAAATGCCAAAGTCTGAAATGCCGAAATGGGTCGATGATTATGTGGATAAAATCGGGTCTGTTTTGAGAGAAGGGGGGTGGGATGAATCGGATGTAAAGGAGATGGTACAAGTTTCAGCATCTGGATTCTTCGAAGGGGAAATGATATTGTTGGATAATCAAGCAGTTTTGGATGCTCTCTTGGTGAAAGCGGATCGGTTCTCGGATTCGCTCCGTAAAGCCGGGTGGAGCTCCGAAGAAGTTTCTTACGCGCTTGGGTTTGATTTTCGACCggagaaaaaggagaagaaaccGGCAAAGAAGCTGTCACCGGAGTTAGCGGAAAGAATCGGGAAATTGGCTGAATCGGTAACTCGTTCGCGGTCATCATCATAG